Proteins from a genomic interval of Arachis hypogaea cultivar Tifrunner chromosome 10, arahy.Tifrunner.gnm2.J5K5, whole genome shotgun sequence:
- the LOC140175560 gene encoding serine/threonine-protein phosphatase 7 long form homolog, with product MARNKCDMYRLNSIAHVAGFIDEESIRRQQKMILHDHIMPYLDSAGLLHVARLNDYWFKLDEPLISAFVERWRPETNTFHMPFGEYTVTLQDVAYQFDLPVDGFPVSGCLSDFEQLMEGGRPAWQWFEELFGELPSENCIDEFTMSYVWFQNRFRVMPTDATKPMVQVYARGYIMMLLSTILFGDKSGARVHLRWLPYVADLDGLGKYSWGLATLSWWGRYMPSSDEKGPRVIATRHRLDKLRVDDFIWMPYSTLEVIQVIYPNILRPEHTHLWKSTTALIYFSSIKWHQVNRVLSQLGGVQHVPEPVINIDFLLLKDGRGPTHWFLRSLPHGMSIGIKGIKACLRFSWYQIHDPLLSILIGGTW from the exons ATGGCGAGGAACAAATGTGACATGTACCGATTGAACAGCATTGCGCACGTGGCAGGTTTTATCGACGAAGAG AGCATCCGTAGGCAACAAAAGATGATATTGCATGACCATATTATGCCTTACCTAGATAGCGCCGGATTGCTGCATGTTGCTAGGCTGAATGATTATTGGTTTAAGCTAGATGAGCCACTGATTAGTGCCTTTGTTGAGCGATGGCGTCCAGAGACTAACACTTTCCACATGCCATTTGGGGAGTACACCGTTACTTTACAGGATGTGGCATATCAGTTCGACCTCCCTGTTGATGGATTTCCAGTTAGTGGTTGTCTCAGTGACTTTGAGCAGTTGATGGAGGGTGGAAGGCCTGCGTGGCAGTGGTTTGAAGAGTTGTTTGGTGAACTTCCTTCTGAGAATTGTATCGATGAGTTCACCATGTCGTATGTCTGGTTTCAAAATAGGTTCAGAGTCATGCCGACTGATGCTACAAAGCCAATGGTACAGGTCTATGCGCGTGGttacatcatgatgttgttgtcCACAATACTTTTTGGCGACAAGTCTGGTGCCAGAGTTCACTTACGCTGGCTCCCGTATGTTGCGGATCTCGACGGACTCGGTAAGTATAGCTGGGGTTTGGCCACGTTGTCTTG GTGGGGTAGATACATGCCATCATCAGATGAGAAAGGTCCTCGGGTCATTGCTACCCGACACAGATTGGACAAGTTGAGAGTAGATGAT TTTATTTGGATGCCATACTCGACACTAGAGGTTATTCAAGTTATCTATCCTAATATCCTCAGACCTGAGCACACGCATTTATGGAAGTCGACAACTGCGCTGATTTACTTTTCCTCCATCAAGTGGCACCAGGTTAACCGAGTCCTATCCCAGCTTGGAGGAGTTCAACACGTACCTGAACCAGTCATCAACATTGATTTTCTGTTATTAAAGGATGGTCGAGGACCTACCCACTGGTTCCTGAGGTCTTTGCCACATGGCATGAGTATTGGGATCAAAGGCATCAAAGCGTGCTTACGTTTCAGCTGGTACCAGATCCACGACCCTCTATTGAGTATCTTGATTGGTGGTACATGGTAG
- the LOC112714994 gene encoding arabinogalactan O-methyltransferase 1 — protein sequence MRNNRNSLPERRWFLGLAIVGLVGAAVFIVVMILTSDSSLICPTEPIYGEMPKAQARVQEDYNPTTIQLKAILHYATSRIVPQQSLAEIKISFDVLKSMGRPCNFLVFGLGHDSLMWASLNPGGTTLFLEEDPKWVQTVLKDAPSLRAHTVRYRTRLRDADQLLLSYRSEPACGPEGAHLRDNVECELALHNLPDQVYETEWDLVMIDAPRGYFPDAPGRMAAVYSVAVMARGRKGSGVTHVFLHDVDRRVEKVYAEEFLCRKYLVRGVGRLWHFQIPPSNDSHTSQSFC from the coding sequence ATGAGAAATAACAGGAATTCTCTACCAGAGAGAAGGTGGTTCCTAGGCCTGGCCATAGTGGGCCTGGTCGGAGCTGCAGTCTTCATAGTCGTAATGATCCTAACCTCCGACTCCTCCTTAATATGCCCGACGGAACCAATCTACGGTGAAATGCCCAAAGCCCAGGCCCGAGTCCAGGAAGACTACAACCCAACGACGATCCAGCTGAAGGCCATACTCCACTACGCCACGTCACGCATTGTCCCGCAACAATCTCTTGCAGAGATCAAGATCAGCTTCGACGTCCTCAAATCAATGGGCCGGCCATGCAACTTCCTGGTCTTCGGTCTGGGTCACGACTCCCTCATGTGGGCCTCCCTGAACCCGGGCGGAACAACTCTCTTCCTGGAAGAGGATCCTAAATGGGTTCAAACCGTACTCAAGGATGCCCCGTCCCTGCGGGCCCACACTGTCCGGTATCGCACGCGCCTAAGGGACGCGGACCAACTGCTCTTGTCTTACCGCTCCGAGCCCGCCTGCGGCCCGGAGGGGGCCCACTTACGTGACAACGTTGAGTGCGAGCTGGCTCTTCACAACCTCCCCGATCAGGTGTATGAGACAGAGTGGGATCTGGTGATGATCGACGCGCCTCGCGGATACTTCCCGGACGCGCCGGGGAGGATGGCGGCGGTGTACTCTGTGGCGGTCATGGCGAGAGGGAGAAAAGGATCCGGTGTGACGCACGTGTTCCTTCACGATGTTGATCGGAGGGTGGAGAAGGTTTATGCTGAGGAGTTTCTTTGTAGGAAGTATTTGGTGAGAGGTGTTGGCAGGCTTTGGCATTTTCAGATACCGCCTTCAAATGACTCTCATACTTCTCAAAGTTTCTGTTAA